A DNA window from Vigna angularis cultivar LongXiaoDou No.4 chromosome 1, ASM1680809v1, whole genome shotgun sequence contains the following coding sequences:
- the LOC108327780 gene encoding uncharacterized protein LOC108327780 has product MSMGHSCSSSTCNECGRKHLRSVSSRGDGGWNRNDASLICHCGEKSMLRTAKTSKNRGKQFWGCPRYKVGSEKGGCNYFRWFTDWEIEKSVSFEVLEANDERLLKSFENESDKKIVGVQKAVMGLQSWMKFLVGVVSVLCVMNIIIIAMLMGRA; this is encoded by the coding sequence ATGTCGATGGGTCATTCGTGTTCCTCTTCCACTTGCAATGAGTGTGGAAGAAAGCATTTGCGGTCTGTGAGCTCTCGTGGAGATGGAGGGTGGAACAGGAATGATGCTTCGCTGATCTGTCATTGTGGAGAGAAGTCTATGTTGAGGACTGCGAAAACTAGTAAGAATCGCGGCAAACAATTCTGGGGTTGCCCTAGGTATAAGGTTGGAAGTGAAAAGGGTGGATGCAACTACTTCAGGTGGTTCACTGATTGGGAAATTGAAAAAAGTGTTAGTTTTGAGGTGTTGGAAGCAAATGATGAGAGGTTGCTGaagagttttgaaaatgaaagtgataaGAAGATTGTTGGTGTGCAGAAAGCTGTGATGGGTCTTCAAAGCTGGATGAAATTTTTGGTTGGGGTTGTTAGTGTGCTTTGTGTGATGAACATTATTATAATTGCAATGTTGATGGGAAGAGCTTGA
- the LOC108334761 gene encoding protein DMR6-LIKE OXYGENASE 2, whose translation MGDVVDFAFVQAPEHRPKSSVIVAEGIPLVDLSPINYQIEDSIPVSCIQGLVKEIGSACKEWGFFQVINHKVPLDKRQRIEEAARKFFALDLEEKLKVRRDAVNVLGYFEAEHTKNVRDWKEIYDFNVQEPTFIPPLLQHDDDQSVQFQWDNRWPHNPPDFKEACKEYAQEVEKLAYKLMELVALSLGLEANRFRSYFTHNTSNIRLNHYPPCPYPLLALGLGHHKDTGVLTVLAQDEVGGLEVRRKSDGEWIRVKPIFNSFIINVGDMIQIWSNDAYESVEHRVVVNSEKDRFSIPFFLKPALYTDVMPFEELLGDENPPKYRSLNWGKFRTARMRSNFAKSNVENLQIYHFKFPSDSIEVHNLKSVAKTSAT comes from the exons ATGGGAGATGTAGTAGACTTTGCTTTTGTTCAGGCACCAGAACACAGGCCAAAATCCTCAGTGATCGTGGCGGAAGGCATCCCTCTGGTTGATCTGTCTCCCATAAACTACCAAATCGAAGACTCCATCCCAGTTTCTTGTATCCAAGGCTTAGTCAAAGAAATAGGCAGTGCATGCAAGGAGTGGGGTTTCTTTCAGGTGATCAATCATAAGGTGCCTTTAGATAAACGACAGAGGATTGAAGAGGCTGCAAGGAAGTTTTTTGCCCTTGATTTGGAGGAAAAACTGAAGGTGAGAAGGGACGCAGTTAACGTGTTGGGGTACTTTGAAGCAGAACATACCAAGAATGTTAGGGACTGGAAAGAAATCTATGATTTCAATGTTCAGGAACCCACTTTTATACCACCTTTACTTCAACATGATGATGATCAAAGCGTTCAGTTCCAATGGGATAATCGCTGGCCTCACAATCCTCCAGATTTCAA AGAAGCATGCAAAGAATATGCACAAGAAGTGGAGAAACTTGCTTATAAGTTGATGGAACTTGTTGCCCTGAGCTTAGGCTTAGAGGCAAATAGGTTTCGGAGCTACTTCACACATAACACCAGCAATATCAGACTCAACCATTATCCACCTTGCCCCTACCCTCTTTTGGCTCTTGGCCTTGGACACCACAAGGACACTGGTGTTTTGACTGTGCTTGCTCAAGATGAAGTTGGTGGTCTAGAAGTCAGGAGAAAATCAGATGGAGAGTGGATTCGAGTCAAGCCCATTTTCAATTCCTTCATCATTAATGTTGGTGATATGATCCAG ATTTGGAGCAATGATGCTTATGAGAGTGTGGAGCACAGAGTTGTGGTGAACTCTGAGAAGGATAGGTTTTCAATTCCGTTCTTTCTAAAACCAGCACTGTACACTGATGTGATGCCCTTTGAAGAGTTGCTTGGCGATGAAAACCCTCCTAAATATAGATCACTCAACTGGGGCAAGTTCCGCACGGCAAGAATGCGTAGTAATTTTGCCAAATCCAATGTTGAAAACCTCCAAATTTATCATTTCAAGTTCCCAAGTGACTCAATCGAAGTTCATAATTTGAAGA GTGTTGCAAAAACGTCCGCAACGTAG